The Candida albicans SC5314 chromosome 5, complete sequence genome includes a region encoding these proteins:
- the GYP8 gene encoding Gyp8p (Ortholog(s) have GTPase activator activity, role in vesicle-mediated transport and intracellular localization), with the protein MSVVTSEISYQPSSSMDIDFLGESLYRSNEDNLPLNDHIKNLKVKTIYNTITKTKTKTNDKRQVLKLLSDLARSTDGLINNELRCKIWPILLGIEDDNNNNNNIGSTDVASQSDKVPTTSILSNNKYSTDLFLQDLQCVELPPHKDEDQVKLDIQRSITILNHIQSLSYSGSSSYTTILTTNEIDHLKGKLSNLIIKLLRKYPSLNYYQGFHDIASIILLVCYIPNDKSDDYNINGTSYISNNNNNNNNNSSSSNTINGSNNTYEDSNDYQIDEELAFKMLENLAIYHLRDYLISDINLSINHLRLIPTILEIVDNQLFQLIKQTSNSFIQSQGLNYDYKFYQALSSILTIYSHDLTNLSQILTLWDFSISYNSVLINMYIYVASLITFKSKIWQTLNISNTEDVDFSGIDPDIVHSTISSSNLFDGLTDSQLVTILNKSKELLEMFPIDELTNNETTWNKWFKQYNVDSVLCNTSKLVEEDEDLRLHKFNQYRYLTSQKQETETETETETEDVNELSILIARQDEQISRQINDESIEEERIFQQLLAKQEEEEELSQSIQSIQYDDDDEELPSSSSSENSLSSSLTLANSITSSSIHRIKSTLLFRKFFHNNEVSGTTEEAQGVNHSTTTNTDNNDNDEKVIRDKNWVLSLLLNNNSNIYKISITIGFIGVILHFLLIKSNNNNNNTGSNFLTTMIINPLKQFLQYEPLFTLSTIGTTFINDLEESFNGLIESSSIPNMGNFLGNIGIGNIRNTIYGFN; encoded by the coding sequence ATGTCAGTCGTTACTTCAGAGATATCCTATCAaccttcttcatcaatggATATAGATTTCTTAGGAGAATCATTATATCGAAGCAATGAAGATAATTTGCCCCTAAATGATcatatcaaaaatttaaaagttaaaacaatttataataCCATTACCAAGACAAAGACAAAGACAAATGATAAACGACAAGTACTAAAATTGTTAAGTGATTTAGCTCGATCTACTGATGGActtattaataatgaattaagATGCAAAATATGGCCAATCTTATTAGGTATAGAAGAtgataacaacaacaacaacaacatcgGTTCGACGGATGTTGCATCCCAAAGTGACAAGGTCCCTACGACTTCAATACTTTCAAATAACAAATATTCTactgatttatttttacaaGATTTACAATGTGTTGAATTACCACCTCataaagatgaagatcAAGTGAAATTAGATATTCAAAgatcaataacaattttaaatcataTTCAATCATTACTGTATTCAGGTTCATCTTCTTATACAACAATTTTAAcaacaaatgaaattgatcatTTAAAGGggaaattatcaaatttaataataaaattattacgGAAATATCCTagtttaaattattatcaaggATTCCATGATATTGCcagtattattttattagtATGTTATATTCCTAATGATAAACTGGATGATTATAATATCAATGGTACGAGTTATATcagcaataacaacaacaacaacaacaacaacagtagtagtagtaatacAATCAACGGATCCAATAATACATATGAAGACTCCAatgattatcaaattgatgaagaattggcATTTAAAATGTTGGAAAATTTAgcaatttatcatttacGAGATTATTTAATTAGTGATATTAATTTATCGATCAACCATTTACGATTAATCCCCACAATtttagaaattgttgataatcaattatttcaattaatcaaacaaacttcaaattcatttattcaatCACAAGGATTAAATTatgattataaattttatcaagcattatcatcaattttaacGATATATTCACATGATTTAACTAATTTATCACAAATATTAACATTATGGGATTTCAGTATAAGTTATAATTCAGTGTTAATCAATATGTATATTTATGTGGCCAGTCTAATAACTTTTAAATCCAAAATTTGGCAAACATTGAATATACTGAATACTGAGGATGTTGATTTTAGTGGTATTGATCCCGATATAGTTCATAGCACTATATCATCAagtaatttatttgatggATTAACTGATTCTCAATTAGTCACTATactaaataaatcaaaagaattaCTTGAAATGTTCCCCATAGATGAATTGACTAATAATGAAACTACTTGGAATAAATGGtttaaacaatataatGTTGATTCAGTATTGTGTAATACATCGAAATTAGTTGAggaagatgaagatttgAGATTAcataaattcaatcaatataGATATTTAACATCACAAAAGcaagaaacagaaacagaaacagaaacagaaacagaAGATGTTAATGAATTACTGATTCTAATAGCGAGACAAGATGAACAAATATCAAGACAAATAAATGATGAACTgatagaagaagaaagaatttttcaacaactacTAGCgaaacaagaagaagaggaagaatTATCACAATCAATACAATCAATACAAtatgacgatgatgatgaagaattgccttcctcctcctccaGTGAAAATCTgctatcatcatcattaacattagccaattcaattacatcttcatcaattcatagaattaaatcaactttATTATTCAGAAAATTCTTCCATAATAATGAAGTGAGTGGTACAACTGAAGAAGCTCAAGGGGTTAACCATTCCACCACTACTAACACAGATAATAACGACAATGATGAGAAAGTTATTAGAGATAAGAATTGGgttttatcattattattaaataataatagtaatatttataaaattagTATTACCATTGGATTCATTGGTGTCATTTTACATTTTCTTCTCATCAAATCgaataacaataataataatactggTAGTAATTTTTTAACAACAATGATAATTAATccattaaaacaatttttacaaTATGAACCATTATTTACATTGAGTACAATTGGTACAACAttcattaatgatttaGAAGAAAGTTTTAATGGATTAATAGAATCTTCCAGTATTCCAAATATGGGGAATTTTTTGGGAAATATTGGTATTGGAAATATTAGAAATACAATTTA